Below is a genomic region from Gadus chalcogrammus isolate NIFS_2021 chromosome 19, NIFS_Gcha_1.0, whole genome shotgun sequence.
GAATTATGATCTAATTGAAATATGTACTGGTACTCCTATCCTATATGGAAATGCAAATCGACATGTCTTGTAAAATAGAATACCAAAGTTTTCCATTGAATTAAAAACCTGTTCCCAGTTGAACGCAGCAAttattttgttgtatttatAAGAAGGAAAATGTGTTCCAGATATACAATGCATGACAATGAAGATGAAAGCAGTACTGTGGATTTAGGAATGACCTGATTTGATGTTAAACATTTGGGTTATAATTAAAGCGAGTAAAATATATCTTTTACCTAATATGTTAACTTTTGTTCATGCTGAGCACCCGATCTACCCAATGATTCAATCACCATGGGTTTCAGTGGCTGGGGTTAGTGTTGGATTGTTATAATCAAAATGACACTGCAGCCTAGGTCTATGGCTAATTAGGACAAAtggggggggtaggggtggaCTTAAATTGTGACCACCTGAGGAGTCTCAGAACTCTCCTTTTGTGGGACACCACAGGTGATCAGGGAGCATCAACCATAGTATTGTGCTTAATCAGAAAGGTAGGACTAGGACATGGGACTAGTTTGCGAGGAACCTGTCACATGTTACGGACACACTTGGAGGATGAATACTGCTAGCTTTATGGACTAAACATCAGTGTTCAAATTCAGAGATGTTAATCACTTTTTGCTTTGACAATTGTATCATCAaatataatttcaaatatataaaTTTGGTCACatgaaataacaataatagtgtTATGAAATAATAACATTGACTGCATTTCACGAAACTGCATTGAATACTTGTGTTATCCAGACTTTAATGCAAGTCTTCCCTCGGATAATTGAAGGGATGAAATTGACCTGGTATGTTTTTCTTGTCTAGGTGAGTTCCCTTCCAGGCACATCGGCCAATGTCAGTCTGACCTCGAGACCTCTGCTCTCAACTAGCATGAAAATGGCTAACTCTGAAAAGGCAGAGGGATTTGTGGATGCTGAAAGCCTCACGGAATGCCTTGACAACACAGAAGCCACCGTCAACGCCTCCCTCCAAGAAGACCAGGACGCAGTCCTCAAAACAGagaccacgaccaccaccagcTCACCGACGAGGGACAAGGAACTGGACAGCGCCTCCCAGACGGAGGGCGAGCCGGGCCTGCTATCCATGCCCTGCCTTATGAAGGAGCTCCGCAGGGACTCCCCGGAGTCCCAGCCGGCCTCCACCGGGAGCGACAAACCGGCCTCCCGCCATGTTTACGAGAGCGACTCCTCCAATCCCTGCATGCTCTCCCCATCCTCCAGCGGCCACCTGGCTGACTCAGACACTCTCTCCTCGGGGGAGGACAGTACCGACTCCCGAGTGCCCAACCAGGGAGAAGGCAGCATGGAGACCGGTGCGGATCCAGCGCCGACCGGAGAAGGGAAAGCACGGCCAGTGTTGGTCGGGGGGAGGAAGTCTCGGCGAACACGCTCAGAGAGTGAGATGCCCAGCAACGCCATGGCGGCCAAAAAGAACCGCTGTCAGCACATGGGGGCCGCGGTGGGCGGAGTGCCAGAGAAGCAGACCAACGGAAAGCTGTCCAAGGTGAAGGGTCACCGCAGCCAGAAGCACAAGGAGCGCATGCGCCTCCTCAGGCAGAAGAGGGAGGCGGCGGCGAGGAAGAAGTACAACCTGCTGCAGGACAGCAGTACGAGTGACAGCGAGCTCACGTGCGACTCAAGCACCAGCTCCTCTGAGGACGAGGATGACGACACCTCGGGGGGGAGCAAgactatcaacacagacatccCAGGTAACCGcccagaacacaacacacacctgctgTACCCATAGCCACTCTTCTGCTCACTAAGTACTGCTGTATGGAAGTTAAACGCATCATGCTGCTTGTATTTATGGATGGTAGAGTTTACATATGGTTTATAAACTATAATTTGCCATACATTCTGGCCAAATTCTTTAAAGATGACATTAGTTGCACAAATTTAATTTTTCTAGGATTGGTCTTGTGAATCTAGGCAAGCCACCTAGCAAAGCTTTCGGTGTCATCGTTTGTGAACCCTCTTGTTTATATTTAAGTTGTCGTTCATTTTCTGTCATCAATATGCACATTTCCATTGAGAAATCCATAACCCCGATCATTTGTTTAGTGTTTTTCGTTGGAACCACGAGTCCAGGTTGTCTGCATGCTGTGTAATTCATGTGACTTTTCCTGAAAGGTTTTCCAAGGTAGCCTAACCTATCCACTGACGGTGTACTATGAGGGAGACACTTTATTCTGGCCTATTGCTGCCGGCTTCTGTATGATGTCATCGTGAGCCTCTCATGGTGAGCCTCGTGTGCTCGTAGGCTGACGTGCGGGTCTATGTGAAGCTCCACTCTCTGTATGACTAAGAGGAAATATGATCTGAGATGGAAAAAACTACAGTTGTTCAGATTTTGACTGGACTACCTTTTAGTAAGAGTTACGATTTATATCAATCCATGGAAAGTCTCTGTTGGTGTCTCCTCAAAATGTAGTCGGGTCATAGTTAACTTGTTTTCATTACAAAGGTTGTTTTTGAGTTTTTTCTGAAGCTTTTTAATGTGGTAAACTGAACATAAATAGGTTCTACAGCACATGTCTAGCTGGTTCCCCCCCACATTAATATATTTACATCATTTGGGAATCTGATTGAtgctgaaatatatattttatattttatttaaggcTGGTTATGTACGATTCTATGTGTGCATCTATTTAGCTTATCACTAACTAGTTTCACTGAATATGTATTATTAAACGACCAGGTTAATCCTGGAACAGTGCAAGTTTAAATGAACAGACTTTGTAATTACTATAGCTCATGTTAACTGACCCATTAGGGCAGCTGGCCCTTCCCTTTTTTAAGTGGTGTCCCAAGTATTTTGCTCAAGCTCTTTTTGTTTGACATCTTTTGGTTACAGGGATATTTGAAGTCCCTTATGTCTCAGATTACCCTTACCCATTATTTTCCTTTTGAATGGACGCACTTTAACTTGTTCTTGAGGCTCTATATTTTCTGAATTAGCTCTTGTCTGCATAGTTTATACCCCCCCATGGTAGGTTTTATATTGCCTAATTTAAAGTGGTTTATGATTCAACCAATACATCACATGAAGGTTTTTATGGTTCATTTACATTACTCAGCCACATCTACTTCAAAGTTTCACCACCTAAATCACCATCTTCGAGACCATAATCGCCTGAGAAACCGTCCTCCACCATAACGGATCAGTAGATCAAGAAATGTTATCAACCATTCTTGCATTCCGCACCAAACATTTCTTTTGAGGGCTACAAGTGCATGGCGTAGTATTTCATCAGCATGACAGAGTAAATCTGCACGTCACCACCAAAAACAAACTCGACCAACCACCAaacttaatctctctctctctaaaacacaAAATCGAAAAGCGTCCACCGCCGCAGCATGAACCGGTGCTACTGTGTTGTCTTACGGGCCTCAATGTCTTTAAAGCTGCCTTCCGCCGCGACGCCGAGAGGTCCAGAGTGGGCTCGTGGGACAGGAACAACATCGGCAGCGTGCTGGAGGAAGCCATGACGCGCTTCGCCGTCATGCAGCGGCAAACCGAGGAGCGCTTCCGCGTCTGGATGGAGAAGCTCACGCGGCTCGACTCTGACGACGAGGACGACACGTCAAAGCGCTCGAGCGACGCCCAAGAGGGGCGCGGCCGCAGCCACCGGCCGCGCCCCCACGGACGGCGCCCCTCCCCTCCGAGCTCTTTCTTGCCGTCGTCGGAGTCGGCAGACACAATGGCGGCGTACATGATGGAGCGGGGAAACCGCAGCCCTGCGCCCAATcctgtaaacaacaacaatagccCCCTGATGCCCGAGGGGCTCTCTCAGAATGGGAACCTGGCCGGGTCAGACCCAGGCTTTTTGAATGCttaaatcattattttttcttcttctggaCATGTGTTGGTTTACAGACTTGGATAGGAGTTTCAGAACTTCATCTAGGCTCGTGTGATACTTTTTTAGCTTGAAAGTGTACCTGTGGgtattttttattatgattgatttattattattagtctaTCTCACATATATCTACATAAATGGGCTTTGGATGTTCATTTTGAAAGACTTGCTACTCAAACCTGAGGCCCAGTGCGTCCATTGGCACTGAAACACTGTGAGAACTGAGAAGTAATTTAACTCACCAGTCCGCTGAGGTACCCTTTCTTCTTAAAATAGGATCCTGGCTGGCATACGATTGACATGACTACCCGCATAAATAATCCGGGTCTCAATGTATTTGTTGGATATTGCCTAATTTAAACATTTCTTATATATGAAAAAACGCAAAGTGGTATGTAACTAATACATAATGTGCATTACATATTCGGTGCAGCCAATATTGCAATGCTAGGTAGGGTGCTGTTACCTTATAGCATGTGCCTTGCAAAGAAAAGATTGCTGGAATTGATGGTACACCATAGTGGTATTTATGACTCAGGCATGTGGTAATGCATTATCATCTTGCATTTTAAATATGTCTGCACTCTTAAGTGGTCTAACATGTTCTCCATTCCTGATTGCATAGCTTTATTTCACAACATTTAGGAAAATAATCTTCCTCCAGCAATACTCTAATCTAAACAAATCCTtgccttgtttttttaaacatatccGGCCGTTAGGCAGTTACATTACATGGTTTTAATGACACTTATTTCCCTAAACTGATTGCTTCTGTGTTTACTCTGCTGCATTGTGTGCAGTGTTTATGAAGCCAGTGAGGGAGAAATGTCTTCCAATGTTTTTTAGCTTTTTGATTTGCCAACAAAAAGGACATGATTGGTATTTGTTTCGTGTTCTCTTCAGGTGTTGGCATATCCAGAGCCTCAAAACCAGATTAGAATGCTTTCTGGCACTGGTGTGCCGTTGGTCAGTGTGGCTTGAGTGTTGCTTAGAATAATGTTGCCTTTTTGTTTGTTCTCTGGATTAATACTAAAGGTCAAATGTTTATAATTGGATTATGTGAAATGCATTGGGAAAGACAAGAGATCCACCAAACCATGTAATAACTGACCAATCCAGTGTGTCCAAGAGACTTCACTACCTTTGTGGTACAGTTTATATTTAAAATGCTACCTAATGTTGCACAAACACTACTGTTCATCTCCCCGTCTGCATGTGATTTCGGTCCTGCAAGTATTTTAGTATCTATTGAAACTGGAAACCCAAATTAATATTAGCAAGGGAAAGCTTTGCTCTTGTTGAGTTATCGCCTTTGTTTCTTACACCACCATGTTTTATTTCTTATGAGCTGTTTTGAGTGTCCATTTTTTTGCATTCCGCCAAATAAATTGCCATTGTAATATTTTGTTAGAGATTAGAGCGTTCCTTTTTAATCTGAGATTATGAATCGATGTAATGTGCCCATTCTGACTTGATAAAAGAGACTTAATCCCAAACTGTGCATTACaaatgggggaaaaaaaacggaCAGTGTAGTGTTTACCAAAGAAAATATTTTGGTTTATATACTGTCCTTTTCTATGTAACCTCCAGAGACTCCGTTAGGCAGTGAGTTTGACATTGTCAGACGACCCCTTTAATTCTCTGATTAGCTCTACACAAGGTAGTCCTGCTGTGGCCGTACACTCAGGCTGTATTCTGGAAGGCCTTATTTGTCATTCCAAGTTACTCTTACAGGGTAGATGACGCTACATACATGACCCTGAAGTCTTTGTATCTTAGTTTCTTTCACTATTGAACCATGTTTCACTAACAGTATGATCACTTCATTGACTTTTATGTAATAGCTGTGTCTTTTGTTGTTGTGAATGGCTGTTATTTTATGAGCATTAAACAAAGAACTACAATTATGTCGGTACATTTGTTAATGCATTGTATTACAACTCAAAGACGACACATTGTAAATCGAACCGGTTGGAATACACATAAATATACCGCAAGCcaaataaagtacattttatcaacctagttttatttttttacttaaatTTAAATGGTAAGCTAGTAAAAAATCTTCCTTAATGACCAAATAAGTGTTTTCCTTTGCTGTCCAGcagaataatttgtattgtcCATAAAGATATTGAGGCTAGAATGTGCTCAGGGGTGTTTCTGCTTCATGCTCACACAACCACAATCCCCATGCTCTGCGCAGGCATGATGTGTATAATGAAGTGTTGTCTTTATCTTCTGCAGACGGTCCAGCAGTAGTGGGTCACTATGATATTTCAGACACTGATTCTAACCGGGAGAGTATGAGTGTGGAGACAGTCCGAGCCACGGTGATAAAGAGTGAGCTAAAAGCACACAGAGGCCAGGATAAGGCAGCACACTCTGGATGTATAAAAGCACGGGGCATCCTCGCAGGTCAGTTACCAACCTGGTGCATCCAACTGAAAACACATTGAAGACGCAGCTGCTTAGATGCTCTGGGCTCGGCACCGCCAACTTGGCGTTCTGTTTGGGgacctgttttttttctgttttccaGGCCCATATCCTGGTGGAATTATATATTAAGGGTTTCTGTCTTTTGGATTTCATCTTATTTTTTTCCTACTGGTATCCTACAAACTCTTGGGTCTGTCCCCTGACCCAAACTACCCAAATGTAACTTGTAGAAAATGTCAACATACATAAACATTAAAGGGGtttggaattttggacatagggcctgattcccaagttagccatggtgttctttatcattggagtcagttttcaacacatttcattcagtcctagttgcagagtttgctcgtgctaggctagcgcacggcaacgggcattACTAGCCTGCTAagaaaacagtcttacccactccacagtacacccgaggcaaaTCAACTATAACGCCAGATGGTCAATATAAAtctctgtgttgatagaataatgttagaaataaaaccagcatcgcattgcattttgagggacttgctgtgtctcagcagcagtgttatattcctggtagtcgGCTatggcagcggcggactgatacctaggttgaATTCCAttgctgctgagaaagtagtccctcaaaatgcgatgattcatgcgatgcgaGGTTAGTGAGCCActcacagacatttacatctatagtctggcattataattgatttacctcgggtgtactgtggagtgggtaagacagTTATTTGCAGGCTAGTATTGCCTTTTGcggtgcgctagcctagcacgagcgaactctgcaactagaaggactgaataaaatgtgttgaaaactgaaCATCAAGGCTAACCTGGGAATCAGGCCATATGACCAAAATTccaaactacccctttaatgttAATCCAAAGTTTCCAATGGTTATAAACCCTCCAATATCATGTAATTCTCTTGTCCAAACATCTGTGTTACTTGAGTCCTGCAGGTCTCCCACCACCCGATCCACTGACGGTGACTTTGTTTTCGTTGTGTGTTCCAGGACGCGTGGAGACCGGACTCTCCGACAGGGAGAGAGCGCGGCGCCAGGGCCAGATTAACATTGCGTCCTCAGACAGCGAAGTGGAAATAGTGGGAGTGCAGGAAAACACACGGTAAAGAAAGCATCCACTGGGTAACTGAACACTTTGAGACTCATCCGTTTAGTGTGGCTTGTGTTAACTGCTTGTATGGTTTTCAGAACACTTTTGATGACCAATTGGGCTCTGTTGGTGTTCATATGCATGTATATTGGACCTGGTTTGGTGTCCCTTAAACGtgttgtgtgttcaggtgtgccCATCCTTGTGGCGGAGTTATCAAGAGTTTGTCTTCGTGGAAGTGCAAACCGACGGAGCAGCTAAACACCAGGCAGCCCCAGCTGTGGACGTCGGCCTCCACACAGCCCCCCTGTGTGTCCCCTCCTGAGGTGGTTGACCTCACGCTGGACGAAGACACTGGACACAAATACTTACTATGAAGGACGGTCCATATACTAAAGACAACCTACCGTTTGGTTCTTTCTCCCTCAATCCTTCATCATCTGGCCTACACCTTATAACCTTCATAGTTACTCACACCTGCTGTGACTGAGGTCTTTCTTGTCCATTTCCTTTCTGTTTTAAAGTATTATTTGTAACCAACTGTTGGAGATGTGCGTGTGAAAAGGACTCTACTGAATGGATTTCACAACCATTGTTTTTACACTAATAATCAGTAGATTACCCCCCCATCCCATTGGAGACTAGCCGTAAGTATGCTTGATTAAGCAATGAAGCTGTTGACTAAGAGTAGGCCAGTATGCATGGCGTCTGATCAGTGGTACAACAGGTGTACGCATATAAACCATACACATCTAAAGACTGGGTTTGCAGTGTCTTAGTTTATCAATGGCAGCTCAAACAGTTCCCTTTTGCAAGGAATAGAACATAAATGGATGGCTGTTGGCTTTGTCTGTCGAAGTGTAATATTTTGAGTTTTGGTCGTATCACTGGCTCTTCACTTAGTTCACGCTGCATCAATATGCATACCTTTGGGCTTTTGATGCTGTTATGGGCTGTCTTTTCtgttattttatgatgctttgtTTGTTAGTgttaaaacaaatgtattttatctTAATTTTGAAATGGAACAATAGAAAAACAAACCACTGATCAAAATTGCCATCAGAGGACACATGAGACTCGGGTGATACCATGAACCAGGTTCCCACAACCTCTGCTTCAGTGTGTAAGCTCTTTGATGGAGATAATCTGAGATGTTTGCCAGGTGATGTGGTTTTGGTGAATGTAGGACTCACTACACTGTACTGCTTCACTTAAGCCTATATTGTGTGAATGAAAAATGCCAACATTTTtgagaaaattattattttttggaaaCTGAAGAAATCGATCTGACATTGAATATTGCAAAACCCGGACGGCCTGAAATGTGCACTATTTTGTTTTACTCGTATAAAGCCTATTTATTAGCTGCAAAATGTTTTTGCTACTTCAACAgcatattttattaatatatgtGAATTGATAGTGAATAAATATCAAGCTGGGGAGTTTTGCCTCCACATTTGTGGGGCTTATTAGAGTCTAACTTGGGTATATACAGTTGTTAGCCCTCATGCTCGGGCCAGCTTGCTCTTCTTCCTCTGGTCCAGCTGTTTTCTGATCATGTACCGCTGCCCTTCGTAGACTACACTCGCTACAGTTTATCATTTAGTTTTATCCAACATTTACTACCATTACTACTCTCTTGCGCCACCCCAGATTGGTTATATGCCACCGTTTCACATCACATCTCCTTCTGCACGAGGAATACAACGTCTTGTTCAGTTTCTTCTAGTTACAGACCAGGAACTAAACCAaagaatacatatattttagTTCTGACTCTTTTATTTGAAAGCGGAGGGGGGGGTATCGGCTACAAGCGCctgccgtccatatgggcaggtggggcagcaAACTActtgcaaaagcatgctcccaaaaacaatatcctcagtaaatcattgctccaagtcTATATTGAATAATGTGATTGTCTCATTAACTacctatagtttctgtaggctttccaaCTATTATTGATCTGTTGACATCAAATTGGATGgatgatggtggcgattctagtttAGTTTAATGTGTCAGGCAATGTTGGGGAAGGGCAGCTCATCGATCACGTTCTTCCGTATGTttatcgcataaccctgcaggcttcaATAAGGATTTCAAACCGCGCTAAAAGACGCCTATATGGTCGTtaagtagtctgccccatggtcatattctagaaCTGTTGTTTTAACTTCCGCCAGTATCTTTCGTTTCTTTATCAGATGCAGATATTGCGAG
It encodes:
- the ark2n gene encoding uncharacterized protein C18orf25 homolog isoform X4, whose amino-acid sequence is MKMANSEKAEGFVDAESLTECLDNTEATVNASLQEDQDAVLKTETTTTTSSPTRDKELDSASQTEGEPGLLSMPCLMKELRRDSPESQPASTGSDKPASRHVYESDSSNPCMLSPSSSGHLADSDTLSSGEDSTDSRVPNQGEGSMETGADPAPTGEGKARPVLVGGRKSRRTRSESEMPSNAMAAKKNRCQHMGAAVGGVPEKQTNGKLSKVKGHRSQKHKERMRLLRQKREAAARKKYNLLQDSSTSDSELTCDSSTSSSEDEDDDTSGGSKTINTDIPDGPAVVGHYDISDTDSNRESMSVETVRATVIKSELKAHRGQDKAAHSGCIKARGILAGRVETGLSDRERARRQGQINIASSDSEVEIVGVQENTR
- the ark2n gene encoding uncharacterized protein C18orf25 homolog isoform X1; this translates as MKMANSEKAEGFVDAESLTECLDNTEATVNASLQEDQDAVLKTETTTTTSSPTRDKELDSASQTEGEPGLLSMPCLMKELRRDSPESQPASTGSDKPASRHVYESDSSNPCMLSPSSSGHLADSDTLSSGEDSTDSRVPNQGEGSMETGADPAPTGEGKARPVLVGGRKSRRTRSESEMPSNAMAAKKNRCQHMGAAVGGVPEKQTNGKLSKVKGHRSQKHKERMRLLRQKREAAARKKYNLLQDSSTSDSELTCDSSTSSSEDEDDDTSGGSKTINTDIPDGPAVVGHYDISDTDSNRESMSVETVRATVIKSELKAHRGQDKAAHSGCIKARGILAGRVETGLSDRERARRQGQINIASSDSEVEIVGVQENTRCAHPCGGVIKSLSSWKCKPTEQLNTRQPQLWTSASTQPPCVSPPEVVDLTLDEDTGHKYLL
- the ark2n gene encoding uncharacterized protein C18orf25 homolog isoform X3; amino-acid sequence: MKMANSEKAEGFVDAESLTECLDNTEATVNASLQEDQDAVLKTETTTTTSSPTRDKELDSASQTEGEPGLLSMPCLMKELRRDSPESQPASTGSDKPASRHVYESDSSNPCMLSPSSSGHLADSDTLSSGEDSTDSRVPNQGEGSMETGADPAPTGEGKARPVLVGGRKSRRTRSESEMPSNAMAAKKNRCQHMGAAVGGVPEKQTNGKLSKVKGHRSQKHKERMRLLRQKREAAARKKYNLLQDSSTSDSELTCDSSTSSSEDEDDDTSGGSKTINTDIPGRVETGLSDRERARRQGQINIASSDSEVEIVGVQENTRCAHPCGGVIKSLSSWKCKPTEQLNTRQPQLWTSASTQPPCVSPPEVVDLTLDEDTGHKYLL
- the ark2n gene encoding uncharacterized protein C18orf25 homolog isoform X5 — encoded protein: MKMANSEKAEGFVDAESLTECLDNTEATVNASLQEDQDAVLKTETTTTTSSPTRDKELDSASQTEGEPGLLSMPCLMKELRRDSPESQPASTGSDKPASRHVYESDSSNPCMLSPSSSGHLADSDTLSSGEDSTDSRVPNQGEGSMETGADPAPTGEGKARPVLVGGRKSRRTRSESEMPSNAMAAKKNRCQHMGAAVGGVPEKQTNGKLSKVKGHRSQKHKERMRLLRQKREAAARKKYNLLQDSSTSDSELTCDSSTSSSEDEDDDTSGGSKTINTDIPGFPR
- the ark2n gene encoding uncharacterized protein C18orf25 homolog isoform X2 produces the protein MKMANSEKAEGFVDAESLTECLDNTEATVNASLQEDQDAVLKTETTTTTSSPTRDKELDSASQTEGEPGLLSMPCLMKELRRDSPESQPASTGSDKPASRHVYESDSSNPCMLSPSSSGHLADSDTLSSGEDSTDSRVPNQGEGSMETGADPAPTGEGKARPVLVGGRKSRRTRSESEMPSNAMAAKKNRCQHMGAAVGGVPEKQTNGKLSKVKGHRSQKHKERMRLLRQKREAAARKKYNLLQDSSTSDSELTCDSSTSSSEDEDDDTSGGSKTINTDIPAAFRRDAERSRVGSWDRNNIGSVLEEAMTRFAVMQRQTEERFRVWMEKLTRLDSDDEDDTSKRSSDAQEGRGRSHRPRPHGRRPSPPSSFLPSSESADTMAAYMMERGNRSPAPNPVNNNNSPLMPEGLSQNGNLAGSDPGFLNA